A genomic stretch from Erwinia sp. E_sp_B01_1 includes:
- a CDS encoding glycosyl transferase, which translates to MSDFYQNGVITNFHNLTGRPVEDLEKDLVRFSEKRKMALILPSLFSELEGPALSHIVDELAKVPYLEEIVIGLDKADRDQFLFAREFFSRLPQRHRILWNDGPRLKALDAELDKEGLSPSQPGKGRNVWFCTGYTLASDRSTCVALHDCDIVTYERGMLARLLYPLANPSFQYEFCKGFYARVADNKLNGRVGRLLVGPLLRSLQKVYGHSDYLDYLTSFRYPLSGEFAMRTHVLNGIKLPGDWGLEIGVLSEIFRNYTTRQSCQVEIAHNYDHKHQPLSEEDGTGGLRRMSNDIVQSLLRKMATMGVSITSDSFRVLKATYYRNALDMMEIYSHEATMNGLKFDQHAEEAAVEMFTQSILEAGQSFIERPNEKPFIPSWSRVQSAFPDILHRIYEAVEEDNAGNV; encoded by the coding sequence ATGAGTGATTTTTATCAGAATGGCGTAATTACTAACTTCCATAATCTTACCGGACGACCTGTAGAGGATCTTGAGAAAGATCTGGTGCGCTTCTCAGAGAAGCGAAAAATGGCCCTGATCCTGCCTTCACTTTTCTCCGAACTGGAGGGGCCGGCGCTGAGCCATATCGTCGATGAGTTGGCGAAAGTCCCCTACCTGGAGGAGATCGTTATTGGCCTGGATAAAGCCGATCGCGACCAGTTCCTCTTTGCGCGGGAATTCTTTTCACGCCTGCCCCAGCGCCACCGTATTTTGTGGAATGATGGCCCAAGGCTGAAGGCGCTGGATGCCGAACTGGACAAAGAAGGCCTCTCCCCCTCACAGCCTGGCAAAGGCCGCAACGTCTGGTTCTGTACCGGATACACGCTGGCTTCCGACAGATCGACCTGCGTAGCCCTGCATGACTGCGATATCGTGACATACGAACGCGGCATGCTGGCCCGTCTGCTCTACCCGCTGGCCAACCCCTCTTTCCAGTATGAATTTTGTAAAGGATTTTATGCCCGTGTAGCCGATAACAAACTCAACGGGCGGGTTGGCCGTTTGCTCGTAGGGCCGTTGTTACGTTCGCTGCAGAAAGTTTACGGCCATTCAGATTATCTGGACTATCTGACCAGCTTCCGTTATCCCCTTTCCGGCGAGTTTGCCATGCGCACCCACGTGTTGAACGGCATTAAATTGCCCGGCGACTGGGGGCTGGAAATTGGGGTGCTCTCCGAGATTTTCCGTAATTACACCACGCGACAGAGTTGCCAGGTGGAGATTGCCCACAATTACGATCACAAGCATCAGCCCCTGTCCGAGGAGGATGGTACGGGCGGCCTCCGCAGAATGAGCAACGATATTGTGCAGTCTCTGTTACGTAAGATGGCGACTATGGGGGTCAGTATCACCAGCGACTCCTTCCGCGTACTGAAAGCGACCTACTATCGTAACGCGCTGGATATGATGGAAATCTACAGTCATGAGGCGACGATGAACGGGCTGAAGTTCGATCAACATGCGGAAGAAGCCGCCGTGGAGATGTTTACCCAGTCGATTCTGGAAGCGGGTCAGTCCTTTATTGAACGTCCCAACGAAAAACCCTTTATTCCGAGCTGGAGCCGCGTGCAGTCTGCCTTCCCTGACATTCTGCACCGGATTTATGAAGCGGTGGAAGAGGATAACGCAGGTAACGTCTAG
- a CDS encoding mannosyl-3-phosphoglycerate phosphatase-related protein — protein MPALNDPLMIVTDLDGSLLDHHTYSWEPARLWLERLTEQGIPVVICSSKTAAEILPLQRQMGLSGSPYIAENGAIVHWQGSDATLTSGHQLSYSGLCDSLQSLRERYHFKFTGFSDVTEKEVAEWTGLTPHDASLARMREGSESIIWRDTAEQFAAFLEALKQQGLMLVQGGRFWHVMNQGAGKGEALDFLLSHFPHPHGERWITLGLGDGPNDAPMLDKVDYAVVVQGYSKTPVTLKRQDNEHLFHSALYGPEGWSEGLSHFISQG, from the coding sequence ATGCCTGCGCTAAATGATCCCCTGATGATTGTGACGGATTTGGATGGCTCGCTGCTCGATCATCATACTTACAGTTGGGAACCTGCCCGACTCTGGCTGGAGCGGCTGACTGAGCAGGGTATCCCGGTGGTGATCTGTTCCAGTAAAACTGCCGCCGAGATCCTGCCCTTACAGCGCCAGATGGGCCTTTCCGGATCGCCGTATATTGCCGAAAACGGTGCCATCGTTCACTGGCAAGGATCTGATGCCACGCTCACAAGTGGCCACCAGCTCAGTTATAGCGGTCTCTGCGACAGCCTGCAGAGCCTGCGCGAACGCTATCATTTTAAATTCACCGGTTTCTCTGATGTCACGGAAAAAGAGGTGGCTGAGTGGACGGGCCTTACCCCTCATGACGCCTCCCTGGCCAGAATGCGTGAAGGGTCGGAAAGTATTATCTGGCGCGACACCGCTGAACAGTTTGCAGCTTTTCTTGAGGCGCTGAAGCAGCAGGGATTAATGCTGGTGCAGGGTGGGCGTTTCTGGCATGTGATGAATCAGGGTGCCGGGAAAGGCGAGGCACTCGATTTTCTTCTCAGCCATTTCCCCCATCCTCACGGAGAACGCTGGATCACTCTGGGGCTGGGAGACGGCCCGAACGACGCGCCGATGCTGGATAAGGTTGACTATGCGGTGGTTGTTCAGGGCTACAGTAAAACGCCGGTGACGTTAAAACGTCAGGATAACGAGCATTTATTTCACAGTGCGCTATACGGCCCGGAGGGCTGGAGTGAAGGCCTGTCGCACTTTATAAGCCAGGGTTAG